Proteins encoded by one window of Marinoscillum sp. 108:
- a CDS encoding LptF/LptG family permease, protein MRRLDTLIIKSFVGPFILTTVVATFVLLIQYMMKYFDDFVGKDLGAEVFAELLFYFSLNMLQVALPLGVLVSSLMTFGNLGENFELTAIKSAGISLVRALRPIFFFVIVLTFAAFEFNNYIVPAANLKAYSLLYDIKHKKPALDIKEGVFYNGIPDYSIKAQEKFPDNKTMKNVLIYDHTSGIGNNRVILADSSKMFMIYNDKYLKLELYNGNYYSEEPKAREPVDQFYRTNFARMDMVFNLSSFDLKRTKEELFQNNRQMKNIAELTEDMDSLAYSIYEAKHGFFANAKGFFSYHLDSLEINMEKVAKKSKAQQVMEESVRSPMEDDKADDESVVESPEAEPDSMKAAMLAYVERNHPKEMTEDSLPKPKVKRPMIKEGMGAKPVKTLEKPDGGLIAANTGIQRKQPRPDGSGSITQKEQVLLDTLGWDYLNAKVEGKSADVLQTARNQAQNVKINLSSVASRVDNLSRDYRKFVIEKYKKYSQAFACVVMFLIGAPLGSIIKKGGLGVPVIVSIIFFLIYYIIGIICEKSAKEGVMDPVLAVWVADLALLPVGLFFLRQARVDAKLFDTDFYLVWFDQLKQRLKKS, encoded by the coding sequence ATGCGCAGGCTAGATACATTAATCATTAAATCATTTGTAGGTCCTTTTATCCTCACTACTGTGGTGGCCACATTCGTGCTGCTCATCCAGTACATGATGAAGTACTTCGATGATTTTGTTGGTAAAGACCTGGGTGCAGAGGTCTTTGCAGAGCTGCTTTTCTACTTTAGCCTGAATATGCTTCAGGTGGCCCTTCCATTGGGAGTACTGGTGTCTTCGCTCATGACCTTCGGAAACCTTGGCGAAAATTTTGAACTCACAGCGATCAAGAGTGCCGGGATTTCACTGGTGAGAGCCCTTCGGCCGATTTTCTTTTTCGTCATTGTACTCACCTTCGCCGCATTCGAGTTCAATAACTACATAGTGCCTGCTGCTAACCTCAAGGCCTACAGCCTACTCTACGACATCAAGCACAAGAAGCCTGCTTTGGACATCAAAGAAGGTGTTTTTTACAACGGCATACCCGATTACAGCATCAAGGCACAGGAGAAGTTTCCGGATAACAAGACCATGAAGAATGTGCTCATCTATGATCACACCAGTGGGATCGGAAACAATCGGGTAATTCTGGCAGATTCCAGCAAGATGTTCATGATTTACAATGATAAATACCTGAAGTTGGAGCTTTATAATGGAAATTATTATAGCGAGGAGCCTAAGGCCCGGGAACCTGTCGATCAGTTTTACCGCACCAATTTCGCACGTATGGACATGGTGTTCAACTTGTCTTCATTTGATCTGAAACGAACCAAGGAAGAGCTTTTTCAGAACAACCGGCAAATGAAGAACATTGCCGAACTCACAGAAGATATGGATTCGCTGGCCTACTCTATCTATGAGGCCAAGCATGGTTTTTTTGCTAATGCCAAGGGTTTTTTCTCTTACCACCTGGATTCATTAGAGATTAACATGGAAAAGGTAGCCAAAAAGAGTAAGGCTCAGCAGGTCATGGAAGAGTCGGTAAGGAGCCCGATGGAAGATGATAAAGCCGATGATGAATCTGTTGTGGAGTCACCAGAAGCTGAGCCGGATAGTATGAAAGCAGCTATGCTAGCCTATGTGGAGAGGAATCATCCAAAAGAGATGACCGAGGATTCCTTGCCCAAGCCTAAGGTTAAGCGACCGATGATCAAAGAGGGTATGGGCGCTAAGCCTGTCAAGACACTGGAGAAGCCGGATGGCGGATTGATTGCAGCCAATACCGGCATCCAGAGGAAGCAGCCTCGTCCGGATGGTTCTGGCTCCATTACCCAAAAGGAGCAAGTCCTGCTGGATACCCTTGGTTGGGACTATCTGAATGCTAAGGTGGAGGGTAAGAGTGCGGATGTATTGCAAACAGCCAGAAATCAGGCTCAGAATGTGAAGATCAACCTGTCCTCTGTGGCATCCCGGGTGGACAACCTGAGTCGTGACTACAGAAAATTTGTAATAGAAAAATACAAGAAATACAGTCAGGCATTTGCCTGTGTGGTGATGTTTTTGATAGGAGCGCCATTGGGATCTATTATTAAGAAAGGGGGGCTTGGTGTACCGGTCATTGTGTCCATTATCTTTTTCCTGATTTATTACATCATAGGCATTATCTGTGAAAAATCTGCCAAAGAAGGGGTGATGGACCCGGTTTTGGCGGTTTGGGTGGCGGATTTGGCTCTCCTGCCGGTAGGTTTGTTCTTTTTACGACAAGCCAGAGTAGATGCCAAGCTTTTTGATACAGATTTTTATCTGGTATGGTTTGACCAATTAAAACAGCGGCTCAAGAAAAGTTAA
- a CDS encoding START-like domain-containing protein: MPKEKFVGEYPINASKKMLYPYFSTASGLAQWFADDVNIDEDKIYTFLWDGDENKAKMVSSRTNSHVRFEFIEEDGDEDDPTYVEFKLDMNELTQEVFIRVTDYSDIDQEEVNDLYESLINDLKEIVGG; the protein is encoded by the coding sequence ATGCCGAAAGAAAAATTTGTTGGCGAGTACCCGATTAACGCATCCAAAAAAATGCTCTATCCTTACTTCAGCACGGCTTCTGGTCTGGCGCAGTGGTTTGCAGATGATGTGAATATTGATGAGGATAAAATCTATACTTTTTTGTGGGATGGAGATGAAAACAAAGCGAAGATGGTCTCCAGCAGAACCAACTCTCATGTACGCTTTGAATTTATAGAAGAGGATGGGGATGAAGATGACCCCACTTATGTTGAATTCAAACTCGATATGAATGAGCTGACACAGGAAGTGTTCATTCGGGTGACAGACTACAGCGATATAGATCAGGAAGAAGTGAATGATCTATATGAGAGCCTCATCAATGACCTCAAGGAAATTGTTGGAGGGTAA
- a CDS encoding VIT1/CCC1 transporter family protein, translating into MNKEAAKHHKEAHIHGEKHFLSKFQDYLGEFVYGAIDGSVTTFAVVAGSAGAGLDSAVVIILGFANLIADGFAMSVGSYLSTKSEQQNYHKHKQIEYWEVDHMPEKEREEIREIYAAKGFEGDLLDQVVATITADKDRWVDVMMKEELEMAEETKSPLAMGFVTFISFISLGFIPLIIYVGDYIQPISADLFLISSLLTGVCFLGIGYLKSIVTNTPKLQSIMETLLLGGAAATLSYFVGNILERIIS; encoded by the coding sequence ATGAATAAAGAAGCTGCAAAGCATCATAAGGAGGCTCATATTCATGGTGAAAAGCACTTTCTCTCCAAATTTCAAGACTACCTGGGCGAATTTGTTTACGGCGCCATAGATGGTAGCGTGACCACCTTTGCGGTGGTGGCCGGCTCAGCTGGAGCTGGTCTGGACAGTGCCGTAGTGATCATTCTTGGGTTTGCCAACCTCATTGCCGATGGATTTGCCATGTCTGTGGGTAGTTACCTATCTACCAAATCAGAGCAGCAAAACTATCATAAACACAAGCAGATAGAATATTGGGAGGTGGATCACATGCCCGAAAAAGAAAGAGAAGAAATCAGGGAAATCTACGCTGCGAAGGGGTTTGAAGGAGACCTGCTGGATCAAGTGGTGGCTACCATCACCGCCGACAAGGACCGGTGGGTAGATGTGATGATGAAAGAAGAACTGGAAATGGCCGAAGAAACCAAATCCCCTCTGGCTATGGGCTTTGTGACCTTTATCTCTTTTATCAGTCTGGGATTCATCCCACTGATCATTTATGTAGGTGATTACATTCAGCCCATATCAGCCGATCTGTTTCTGATTTCCAGCCTGCTCACAGGCGTTTGTTTTTTAGGTATAGGCTATCTGAAAAGCATCGTCACCAATACTCCGAAGCTCCAAAGCATTATGGAAACACTCCTGCTTGGAGGTGCCGCAGCCACTCTTTCGTACTTCGTGGGGAATATTCTCGAGCGAATTATTTCCTGA
- a CDS encoding sugar porter family MFS transporter, translating into MSRKLIMASLTASLAGFLFGFDTVVISGANLPLKELWNTSEWFHGTFIMSMALWGTVVGAMLAGIPTDRLGRKTTLIWVGVLYFVSALGSGLASDPYWFSFFRFIGGLGVGVSSIAVPTYISEISSASNRGRLGILYQFNLVFGILIAFISNYLLQGVGGDNDWRWMLGIEALPAFIYTLMVLGVPKSPRWLITHRNDYVGAEKVLKELSSSEAEASAMLKAIEEDHRKTKDDKSSVFSAKYKRSLILAFLIAFFNQLSGINFILYYAPEILQKAGFGSSDSLLSSISIGIVNLAFTFVGMVLIDKAGRKQLMYIGSIGYITSLFMVAYGFYVESSAIFKLIFILTFIASHAIGQGSVIWIFISEIFPNRVRAYGQAWGSGTHWVFAALITLFGAVLINTFAPWVAFVFFGCFMVLQLLYTHFMMPETKGKSLEDLEDLLSK; encoded by the coding sequence ATGAGTAGAAAGCTGATTATGGCCTCTCTAACCGCTTCTTTAGCGGGTTTTTTATTTGGATTTGACACGGTGGTTATCTCTGGAGCTAACCTCCCTCTCAAAGAGTTGTGGAATACCTCAGAGTGGTTTCATGGCACTTTTATCATGTCTATGGCGCTGTGGGGCACTGTGGTGGGGGCTATGCTGGCAGGTATTCCTACCGATAGACTTGGCAGAAAGACCACATTGATCTGGGTTGGTGTTCTGTATTTTGTGTCAGCTCTCGGCAGTGGTTTAGCGTCCGATCCATATTGGTTCTCATTTTTTCGCTTCATTGGAGGATTAGGAGTGGGGGTGTCTTCAATTGCCGTTCCTACTTATATCTCGGAGATATCTTCAGCCAGTAACAGGGGTCGTTTGGGTATTCTTTATCAGTTCAATCTCGTATTTGGAATCCTAATAGCATTCATCTCTAACTACCTTCTTCAGGGTGTAGGAGGAGATAACGATTGGCGCTGGATGTTGGGAATAGAGGCATTACCCGCATTCATCTACACATTAATGGTGCTGGGTGTGCCCAAAAGCCCAAGATGGTTGATTACTCATCGGAACGATTATGTTGGTGCCGAAAAGGTGCTCAAGGAGTTGTCTTCGTCTGAGGCAGAAGCTTCTGCTATGCTAAAGGCCATAGAAGAGGATCACCGTAAAACAAAAGATGATAAATCTTCAGTATTCTCAGCAAAGTACAAACGTTCGTTAATACTGGCTTTTCTGATTGCTTTTTTCAACCAGCTGTCTGGGATCAACTTTATTCTTTACTATGCTCCGGAGATTCTGCAGAAGGCAGGATTTGGCTCATCCGATTCACTGTTAAGTTCGATCTCAATCGGTATCGTGAATTTGGCTTTCACTTTTGTGGGGATGGTGTTGATCGACAAAGCAGGAAGAAAGCAACTGATGTATATTGGCTCTATCGGCTATATCACTAGCCTGTTCATGGTGGCTTATGGGTTTTATGTCGAGTCCAGTGCCATATTCAAGCTCATATTCATTTTGACTTTCATCGCCTCCCATGCCATTGGCCAGGGATCTGTGATCTGGATATTTATATCTGAAATATTTCCTAATAGGGTGCGAGCCTACGGTCAGGCTTGGGGCAGTGGCACACACTGGGTATTTGCAGCTTTGATCACACTTTTTGGGGCAGTATTGATCAATACATTTGCGCCGTGGGTGGCATTTGTGTTTTTCGGATGCTTTATGGTCCTACAGTTGCTCTACACCCATTTTATGATGCCCGAAACAAAAGGAAAAAGTCTGGAAGATTTAGAAGATTTGTTATCAAAATAA
- a CDS encoding ROK family protein, translating into MTNLFVGNSYVLGMDIGGSHVTAGLVDLDNGLIVQDSLRRVELDSQGSTEEILNVWRGIVESCYSDMSKHIGLAMPGPCDYERGICHIDGLSKYSNLYGLNVCETLAHALSIPEENIQMTNDAACFLQGELDMGVGRKYQHPIGITLGTGCGTAKIRHGVGVDGELWQYPFNDGIVEDFISTKWFKRRYSELTGQEISGVKELTEMSNSEPSIRSVFKEFGFNLAKLIGLFVSEENPDAIILGGNMLKAQHIFLPKVQAELTKTGIKEPIHLSTLGESAAILGAASAYVKKKMNLKSKIA; encoded by the coding sequence ATGACTAATCTATTTGTAGGAAATAGTTATGTCCTTGGTATGGATATCGGGGGCTCACATGTAACCGCCGGATTGGTGGATTTGGACAATGGGTTAATTGTTCAGGATTCTCTCCGAAGAGTGGAATTGGATTCACAGGGATCAACTGAAGAGATACTGAATGTTTGGCGAGGTATAGTCGAGTCTTGTTATAGTGATATGTCCAAACATATCGGATTGGCTATGCCTGGTCCATGTGATTATGAGCGAGGCATTTGCCACATAGATGGCTTGTCGAAATACTCCAATTTGTATGGATTAAATGTCTGTGAGACGCTAGCTCATGCTTTGAGTATCCCAGAGGAGAACATTCAGATGACCAACGATGCTGCTTGTTTTCTTCAAGGCGAATTGGACATGGGAGTTGGTCGGAAATATCAACATCCAATTGGTATAACGCTTGGAACTGGATGCGGGACCGCAAAAATCAGGCATGGAGTGGGTGTAGATGGGGAGCTATGGCAATACCCATTCAATGATGGAATAGTTGAAGATTTTATTTCCACGAAATGGTTTAAGCGAAGATACTCGGAGCTGACCGGCCAGGAGATTTCTGGAGTAAAGGAACTCACAGAAATGAGCAATAGTGAACCGTCAATAAGATCAGTATTTAAGGAGTTCGGTTTTAACCTCGCAAAATTGATTGGCTTGTTTGTGTCCGAAGAAAACCCTGACGCGATCATCCTGGGAGGGAATATGTTAAAAGCGCAACATATTTTCTTGCCTAAGGTGCAAGCGGAACTCACCAAAACCGGAATAAAGGAGCCAATCCACCTATCTACCCTTGGAGAAAGTGCAGCAATTCTAGGAGCTGCCTCGGCATATGTCAAAAAGAAAATGAATCTGAAAAGTAAAATAGCATGA
- a CDS encoding carbohydrate-binding protein, with protein MKTKLIFTIVSLLSMLNLRSQSYEQLADSAQQALVDDYSYTVTGGYFFDQSTSPSNTYFHYWWNGYALEVLVDRYERATSGTQRDTAVELMKDLVNGMETANETFNNNYGHYNNFYDDMEWLAISSFRAFEAIKGTHPSDSSLFLDVSTTLLEDIKTGENDIMGGGIAWRKSQRDYKNNAANSPTVIVAARRYQYLGDAEDIALARRLYSWVKSNLVASSGRVYDGVNRDPKNAPGEIDLWEFTYGHGTFIGAALEMYRATDSTHYLDDAILTADYAVGESNNLLNDGIYKSEGASGDAPLFKGVLIRYLTELAMETSVSSIKRDTYKAMVADNASALVSGGLNPVNYHTGPYWGESTCDAVLSAQLAGITLLEMAVKLGLISHDDGFLIPGGINAENYTSATGVSVEENGDADPYCGMNITSFDAPDDISYKVRVTSTDTYLVRVRAASVNSGRQLTISSNGNALATIDIDNTGDAQTYSTVTGMINLTAGVDTLLTLSAPNGSFNLNWIRFENPLVLTSEKIEAENFVEMSGVGTSGTSDFGGGETVDAVGSGDWMEYYVDVKKSRQYNFLVRASRQPVGSDTLQLKSGATLIQEIAIPSTGGWENWATQSTTATLTAGAQILRLESKHGNANINWFKLDSIKSVVSGQIEAEDYQSMSGVVTETTTDTGGGQNVGGIDAGEWMDYELSVESDGWYKLDARIASIYTGRSFQLKKSADVLTTVNIPNTGGWQNFQTETAYVQLTAGVQTLRIHAVDGGFNINWFELTFIPKFVRTIQAEDFISAHAGVGTETNCDIGSGLSLAGIDANEWAEYLVYADSTTDYMFVARVSSELSGKSLTVEVDGTPVETIDVPNTGNWQFYESVSTILNISEGGHTIRISSSTGGFNLNWLKFFRAFSLTDARLEAENAHTEHSEQSGTGCPTFNGSSPYQTEIYGEESEDNLGTRQLSMQTGSWLDYYVYVPTTATYLFSARVSRDNALSGQGVLQLVEDGSTLVTLTIDGTGTWSDFVTLYDQISLSQGPHLLRVNAQTGIFNLNWIRFDKAVVVGDYVKIEAENSNSEAGVFVDQRSDNGIVYTSNDIGVGDHMDYFLDIDNAGQYLFKARVSNSHISNDAEMMIKDANSSTLYDSISISSNTGWHDLDAVIDFPSAGNTVLQLLGNEGEFHMNWFELLYDITDGGGTISDEHDDSPSGEEIDKVIDNSSLTKYLTTHAEGYIEYQTSEGHRVTTYSITSANDAEDRDPKDWKLQGHNGTSWVDLDTQTNQDFSDRYQRRFFYIDNDNSYKRYRLDITANNGSSLLQLAEWQLFGVEESCVSCRESLEDQKVHVEKLSPAEVQIYPNPISAGDQLIVHTYKDDGIREIELIDLSGQQIQRSSYHELPNEVEVSIGRSVKGIYLLKVSTTNGTFVTRVIIR; from the coding sequence ATGAAAACCAAACTAATTTTCACAATAGTAAGCTTGCTGAGCATGCTCAATTTAAGGAGCCAAAGCTATGAACAGTTGGCTGATTCGGCGCAGCAGGCTCTTGTTGACGATTACTCTTATACTGTTACGGGGGGCTACTTTTTTGATCAGAGTACGAGCCCGTCCAATACGTATTTTCATTATTGGTGGAATGGTTATGCATTAGAAGTCCTGGTAGATAGGTATGAAAGAGCTACTTCCGGGACACAACGAGACACTGCTGTAGAGCTCATGAAAGATTTGGTGAATGGTATGGAAACTGCCAATGAAACCTTCAACAACAACTATGGGCACTACAATAATTTTTATGATGATATGGAATGGTTAGCCATTTCCAGTTTTAGGGCGTTTGAAGCCATCAAAGGTACTCATCCGTCAGATTCTTCCTTATTTCTTGATGTTTCCACCACATTATTGGAGGATATCAAGACTGGGGAAAATGATATAATGGGAGGAGGTATTGCCTGGCGCAAATCACAAAGAGATTACAAGAACAATGCTGCCAATTCTCCCACTGTAATAGTGGCAGCCCGAAGGTATCAGTATTTGGGTGATGCTGAAGATATTGCGTTGGCTCGAAGACTCTATAGTTGGGTTAAAAGTAATCTGGTAGCAAGTTCGGGTCGCGTATATGATGGAGTGAACAGAGACCCCAAAAACGCACCCGGTGAAATTGATCTCTGGGAGTTCACTTATGGGCATGGGACATTTATAGGTGCTGCACTGGAAATGTACAGAGCTACCGACAGCACTCATTATTTGGATGATGCTATTCTTACCGCAGATTATGCCGTAGGGGAATCAAATAATCTGTTGAATGATGGGATTTATAAGAGCGAAGGAGCAAGTGGAGACGCTCCTTTGTTTAAGGGAGTTTTGATAAGGTATTTAACTGAGCTTGCCATGGAAACATCCGTTTCGTCTATCAAGAGAGATACTTATAAGGCAATGGTTGCTGACAATGCCAGCGCTCTTGTGAGTGGAGGGTTAAATCCGGTGAACTATCATACAGGGCCATATTGGGGTGAATCTACCTGTGATGCGGTGCTTTCCGCTCAGCTGGCGGGAATTACACTCTTAGAAATGGCCGTGAAACTTGGGTTAATCTCACATGATGATGGGTTTTTGATCCCTGGTGGAATTAATGCTGAAAATTATACCAGTGCAACTGGAGTTAGTGTTGAGGAAAATGGAGATGCAGACCCTTATTGTGGTATGAATATTACCAGTTTTGATGCTCCAGATGACATCAGCTACAAAGTTAGGGTAACCTCCACCGACACCTATTTAGTTCGGGTGAGAGCGGCGAGTGTCAATAGTGGACGTCAGCTCACTATCTCATCAAATGGAAATGCTCTGGCAACAATAGATATTGATAATACGGGTGATGCTCAGACCTATTCAACGGTGACTGGCATGATCAACCTAACTGCAGGCGTGGATACGCTTTTAACATTGTCAGCACCAAATGGTAGTTTCAATCTCAATTGGATTCGCTTTGAAAATCCATTGGTGTTAACCTCAGAAAAGATAGAAGCTGAGAATTTTGTGGAGATGTCGGGAGTGGGAACATCAGGAACCTCTGACTTTGGTGGTGGGGAAACGGTTGATGCGGTAGGATCAGGTGATTGGATGGAATATTACGTGGATGTGAAAAAATCAAGACAATACAATTTTTTGGTTCGCGCATCACGTCAGCCAGTAGGAAGTGATACGCTCCAATTGAAAAGTGGTGCTACCCTGATACAGGAAATTGCCATCCCCTCCACAGGAGGTTGGGAAAACTGGGCCACCCAAAGTACTACAGCTACTTTAACCGCAGGAGCTCAAATACTCAGGTTGGAGTCGAAACATGGAAACGCCAATATCAATTGGTTCAAACTGGATAGTATAAAAAGTGTGGTCAGCGGCCAAATTGAAGCGGAAGATTACCAATCTATGAGTGGAGTAGTTACTGAAACTACAACAGATACAGGTGGTGGGCAAAATGTAGGCGGCATTGATGCTGGGGAATGGATGGACTATGAGCTAAGCGTTGAATCAGATGGGTGGTATAAGCTAGATGCGAGGATCGCTAGTATTTATACAGGGAGATCATTTCAATTGAAAAAGTCAGCTGATGTGCTGACCACAGTGAATATTCCGAATACTGGAGGATGGCAAAATTTTCAAACGGAGACCGCCTATGTACAACTGACCGCAGGGGTTCAAACTTTGAGAATTCATGCAGTTGATGGCGGGTTCAATATCAACTGGTTTGAACTGACCTTCATTCCCAAATTTGTCAGAACAATTCAGGCAGAGGATTTCATATCCGCTCATGCTGGTGTAGGCACAGAAACGAACTGTGATATAGGTAGTGGACTCAGCCTGGCTGGAATTGACGCAAACGAATGGGCAGAATACTTGGTTTATGCCGATTCTACAACGGATTATATGTTTGTCGCGAGAGTGTCCAGTGAGTTGTCCGGAAAGTCTTTAACAGTCGAGGTTGATGGTACGCCAGTGGAAACGATAGATGTTCCGAACACCGGGAATTGGCAATTCTATGAATCGGTTTCGACCATCTTGAATATTAGTGAAGGAGGTCATACAATTAGAATTTCTAGCAGCACAGGGGGATTCAATTTGAATTGGCTGAAATTTTTCAGAGCCTTCAGCCTCACCGATGCTCGACTTGAAGCAGAAAATGCCCATACAGAGCATAGCGAACAAAGTGGTACAGGCTGCCCAACTTTCAATGGTTCCAGTCCTTATCAAACGGAGATCTATGGTGAGGAATCAGAAGATAACCTCGGTACCAGGCAGCTATCGATGCAGACAGGCAGTTGGCTGGATTATTACGTATATGTACCCACCACTGCCACCTATTTGTTCTCGGCCAGGGTTTCCAGAGACAATGCACTTTCAGGCCAGGGCGTTTTACAACTGGTTGAAGATGGCAGTACACTTGTTACACTTACTATTGACGGCACAGGCACTTGGAGTGATTTTGTGACCCTATACGATCAAATATCCCTTTCTCAAGGGCCCCATCTTCTCAGGGTTAATGCTCAAACTGGAATTTTCAATTTGAATTGGATTCGTTTCGATAAAGCTGTTGTGGTTGGCGATTATGTGAAGATTGAGGCTGAAAACTCCAATAGCGAAGCGGGAGTGTTCGTGGATCAGAGAAGCGACAATGGAATAGTGTATACGAGTAATGATATAGGTGTCGGAGATCACATGGATTATTTTCTTGACATTGATAACGCGGGGCAATACCTATTTAAAGCCAGGGTGTCAAATAGTCACATTAGCAATGATGCCGAAATGATGATAAAAGATGCCAATTCTTCTACGCTTTACGATTCCATTTCAATTTCCAGTAATACTGGATGGCACGATCTTGATGCAGTGATTGATTTTCCTTCTGCAGGTAATACTGTGCTTCAATTGCTAGGCAATGAGGGCGAGTTTCATATGAATTGGTTTGAACTACTCTATGATATCACTGATGGGGGTGGCACCATTTCTGATGAGCATGACGACTCTCCTAGTGGGGAAGAGATTGATAAAGTCATTGATAATTCATCACTAACTAAATACCTGACAACTCATGCCGAAGGGTATATTGAGTATCAAACATCCGAAGGTCACCGGGTGACTACCTATTCCATAACATCCGCTAACGATGCTGAAGATAGGGATCCCAAAGACTGGAAACTGCAAGGGCACAATGGCACGAGCTGGGTAGACCTGGACACGCAAACAAATCAGGATTTTTCTGATCGCTATCAAAGAAGGTTTTTCTACATTGATAATGACAACAGCTACAAGCGTTATCGCTTGGATATTACTGCCAATAATGGGTCTTCACTGCTCCAGCTCGCAGAATGGCAGTTATTTGGAGTTGAAGAGAGTTGTGTAAGTTGTCGGGAAAGCCTTGAAGATCAAAAGGTCCACGTTGAGAAATTGTCGCCAGCAGAGGTTCAGATTTATCCAAATCCGATCAGTGCTGGGGATCAACTCATAGTTCATACATACAAGGATGATGGTATCAGAGAAATTGAATTGATTGACCTGAGTGGTCAGCAAATACAACGGTCATCCTATCATGAACTACCAAATGAAGTTGAAGTGAGTATTGGTCGCTCTGTTAAAGGAATTTACCTATTGAAGGTCAGTACAACCAATGGAACTTTTGTCACCAGAGTTATCATCCGATAA
- a CDS encoding glycoside hydrolase family 125 protein has product MNRRKFIQTNTLSLIGVGTLLSGMSFPVPLGDKSYTSNRPPKSKRNFVSKAVEETIGAVKKGIDNPKLAWMFENCFPNTLDTTVQYEEQGGLPDTFVITGDIPAMWLRDSTAQVWPYLPLINKDDKLRKLIAGVVRRQTKCVLIDPYANAFNKEATGGHWQSDDTEMKLELHERKWEVDSLCYTIRLAYHYWKTSGDTSVFTSEWQEAMKLVLKTFKEQQRKGGDGPYKFMRETPIQTDTMPGRGFGNPVVPVGLIASAFRPSDDATTYLFLVPSNFFAVVSLRQVAEIATEVLGDGSLARECIALADEVEAALKEYAIVEHLGYGNIYPFEVDGFGNKLFMDDANVPSLLALPYLGCVSENDPIYQNTRDFVWSKDNPFFFEGKAASGIGGPHVGMDMVWPMSIIMKALTSENDAEIAACIKTLMDTDAETGFMHESFHKDDPKKFSREWFAWANTLFGELILKTFNERPEVLKSI; this is encoded by the coding sequence ATGAATAGAAGAAAGTTTATTCAAACCAATACCCTTTCTCTGATTGGGGTAGGCACGTTATTGTCTGGAATGAGTTTCCCAGTGCCTTTAGGGGATAAGAGTTACACCTCTAACCGCCCTCCAAAGTCAAAACGAAACTTTGTCAGCAAAGCTGTTGAAGAAACTATAGGCGCAGTGAAAAAGGGTATTGACAACCCAAAACTGGCTTGGATGTTTGAAAACTGTTTTCCCAATACACTGGATACCACCGTTCAGTACGAAGAGCAAGGTGGGTTGCCAGATACATTTGTTATTACAGGAGATATACCAGCTATGTGGTTAAGGGATAGTACGGCCCAGGTATGGCCGTACTTACCTTTGATAAACAAAGACGACAAGCTTCGGAAGCTAATTGCGGGTGTTGTACGGCGGCAAACCAAATGTGTACTGATAGATCCGTATGCCAACGCATTCAACAAGGAAGCTACCGGAGGGCATTGGCAGAGTGATGATACAGAAATGAAGCTGGAGCTGCATGAGCGAAAGTGGGAGGTGGATTCTTTGTGTTACACCATTAGACTGGCCTACCATTATTGGAAGACCTCAGGAGATACCTCTGTCTTTACTTCAGAGTGGCAAGAGGCCATGAAACTGGTACTTAAAACATTTAAGGAGCAACAACGAAAAGGAGGGGATGGTCCTTACAAATTCATGCGCGAAACGCCCATACAAACCGACACCATGCCAGGTAGAGGTTTTGGAAACCCGGTAGTCCCCGTTGGCTTGATTGCATCGGCTTTCAGACCGTCTGATGATGCTACTACATATCTTTTTCTGGTACCATCCAATTTCTTTGCCGTGGTAAGTTTGCGACAGGTGGCTGAGATCGCTACCGAAGTATTAGGTGATGGATCACTTGCCAGGGAGTGTATAGCCTTAGCCGATGAGGTAGAGGCGGCACTCAAGGAATATGCTATTGTAGAACATTTGGGTTATGGAAATATTTATCCTTTCGAGGTAGATGGATTTGGAAACAAGCTATTTATGGATGATGCCAATGTGCCCAGCCTTTTAGCACTTCCATATTTAGGGTGTGTATCTGAGAACGATCCCATCTATCAGAACACCAGAGATTTTGTCTGGAGCAAGGACAATCCATTCTTCTTCGAGGGAAAGGCTGCATCAGGTATTGGAGGTCCCCATGTGGGTATGGATATGGTTTGGCCTATGTCCATTATTATGAAAGCCCTGACTAGCGAAAACGATGCGGAAATAGCGGCTTGTATCAAAACCCTGATGGATACAGATGCAGAGACCGGGTTTATGCATGAATCCTTCCATAAAGATGATCCAAAGAAGTTTTCGAGAGAATGGTTTGCCTGGGCAAATACCCTGTTTGGTGAATTAATTCTCAAAACATTCAATGAAAGGCCTGAAGTGCTAAAGAGCATTTAA